The Xenopus tropicalis strain Nigerian chromosome 2, UCB_Xtro_10.0, whole genome shotgun sequence genome window below encodes:
- the ska2 gene encoding spindle and kinetochore-associated protein 2: MRGFFLHHIRFATIWAPPLRPPPLVFPGPPEECKLFNMETAVNKLEALFQKAESDLDYIEQKLEFEIRKSLPEDASVQENPVKLLEQLATVKSRFKSLSAQLETIAADQQKSVDSIQATIGNTLKIVQHLQQQTDFQVSPFSQEELCALQQLENLAMKGGSVQ; this comes from the exons ATGCGTGGATTTTTTCTACACCATATTCGCTTTGCCACAATCTGGGCTCCTCCCCTTCGCCCTCCCCCGCTAGTATTCCCGGGTCCGCCTGAGGAATGTAAACTATTCAACATGGAGACAGCAGTCAATAAGCTGGAGGCTCTG TTTCAAAAAGCCGAATCAGACTTGGATTACATTGAACAAAAGCTGGAGTTTGAGATAAGAAAAAGTCTTCCAGAAGATGCATCTGTACAG GAAAATCCTGTCAAATTATTGGAACAGTTGGCAACAGTGAAATCAAGGTTCAAATCTTTATCGGCCCAGCTGGAAACAATTGCAGCTGACCAGCAAAAATCAGTAGACAGTATTCAAGCAACTATTGGCAACACTTTGAAAATCGTGCAACACTTACAACAACAAACTGATTTTCAG GTGTCACCTTTCTCTCAAGAAGAGCTTTGTGCgcttcaacagttagaaaacctaGCAATGAAAGGAGGAAGTGTGCAGTGA